One genomic window of Struthio camelus isolate bStrCam1 chromosome 1, bStrCam1.hap1, whole genome shotgun sequence includes the following:
- the DNAL4 gene encoding dynein axonemal light chain 4 gives MADTGEGKKEEADYKRLHSFPLIRHTDMPEEMRVEAMELCVTACEKYATNNESAAKMIKEMMDKKFGSSWHVVIGEGFGFEITHEVKNLLYMFFGGSLAVCVWKCS, from the exons ATGGCAGACAccggggaggggaagaaggaggaagctGATTATAAAAGGCTTCACAGCTTTCCACTGATTAGG CACACGGACATGCCAGAGGAGATGCGTGTGGAAGCCATGGAGCTGTGTGTCACGGCCTGTGAGAAATATGCCACCAACAATGAG AGTGCTGCCAAGATGATCAAAGAGATGATGGACAAGAAATTTGGGTCCTCCTGGCATGTGGTGATTGGGGAAGGTTTTGGCTTTGAGATCACTCACGAGGTGAAGAATCTGCTATACATGTTCTTTGGTGGCAGCCTGGCTGTATGTGTCTGGAAGTGCTCATGA